The following proteins come from a genomic window of Marinicella rhabdoformis:
- a CDS encoding 3-hydroxyacyl-CoA dehydrogenase codes for MQAQAIDQINKVAVIGAGTMGIGICEVAAVHEQDVLLFDVNQTAAEKAIENMSARMDKRVARGKITAEFKAEVMGRISVASELADLAESDLVVEAIIENLKIKQDLFQQLEAVCSIECLLASNTSSISITAIAAGMKTPERLFGLHFFNPAPVMKLVEVISGLLTDKTHLQTGKALCEFWGKIPVIASSSPGFIVNRVARSFYGEPLKMFQEQLASVEVMDAVMTQAAGFRMGPFTLMDLIGIDINYSVSQTVYQAMYNDPRFRPSLIQSEMVNAGTLGRKSGRGFYDYAEDAESTAVMFEPKEQAPDVLVLPEELGVLSTLFVDVGKLNSELLSGDVLQVDSCEIQVTEGMQASQVAEYNQASSDAKDGKGMSVALIDLSFDYAKATVINLSFSDNCPEVTKRKVIGLFQALGKDVLVTDDQPGMIAMRTIAMLINEAADAVFNGVCSAEDVDLAMRYGVNYPKGLLAFAEIMGWQFIDNALTYLQMWFGDDRYRVSPYIQNKAQQERREVL; via the coding sequence ATGCAAGCTCAAGCTATAGACCAGATTAATAAAGTCGCTGTTATTGGTGCAGGCACCATGGGCATTGGCATTTGTGAAGTGGCTGCGGTGCATGAACAAGACGTTTTGTTGTTTGATGTCAACCAAACGGCGGCTGAAAAAGCAATCGAGAACATGTCGGCTCGCATGGACAAGCGGGTGGCCAGAGGTAAGATAACAGCAGAATTCAAAGCCGAAGTGATGGGTCGAATCAGTGTTGCCAGCGAATTGGCTGACTTGGCTGAATCTGACCTTGTTGTTGAAGCCATCATTGAAAATTTGAAAATAAAACAAGATTTATTTCAGCAGCTTGAAGCTGTTTGTTCAATTGAATGCTTGTTGGCTTCCAATACGTCATCCATTTCTATCACGGCCATAGCTGCGGGTATGAAAACGCCTGAACGTTTGTTTGGTCTGCACTTTTTTAATCCTGCACCTGTGATGAAATTGGTCGAAGTGATTTCTGGCTTATTGACAGATAAAACGCATTTACAAACGGGCAAAGCGCTGTGTGAGTTTTGGGGCAAAATTCCAGTCATCGCCAGTTCATCACCTGGTTTTATTGTCAATCGAGTGGCACGATCATTTTATGGCGAGCCACTGAAAATGTTCCAAGAGCAATTGGCCAGTGTTGAAGTCATGGATGCTGTGATGACACAAGCGGCTGGTTTTCGTATGGGTCCATTCACTTTAATGGATTTGATTGGTATCGACATCAATTACAGTGTCAGCCAAACGGTTTACCAAGCCATGTACAACGACCCCAGATTCAGGCCGTCATTGATCCAGTCAGAAATGGTCAATGCGGGGACTTTAGGCCGAAAGTCGGGTCGCGGTTTTTATGATTATGCCGAAGATGCCGAGTCTACAGCGGTCATGTTTGAACCCAAAGAACAAGCCCCTGATGTGTTGGTACTACCTGAAGAACTGGGTGTTTTGTCCACATTATTTGTGGATGTAGGTAAGTTGAACAGCGAGTTACTTTCAGGTGATGTCTTACAAGTAGATAGTTGTGAAATTCAAGTGACTGAAGGCATGCAAGCCTCACAAGTGGCAGAATATAATCAAGCCAGTTCTGATGCCAAGGACGGTAAAGGAATGTCAGTGGCATTGATCGATTTGTCGTTTGATTATGCCAAAGCCACGGTAATCAATTTAAGTTTCAGTGACAACTGTCCAGAAGTGACTAAAAGAAAAGTCATTGGCTTGTTTCAAGCCTTGGGCAAAGATGTGTTGGTCACAGATGACCAGCCGGGTATGATTGCCATGCGGACCATCGCGATGCTGATCAATGAAGCTGCTGATGCCGTTTTCAATGGTGTCTGTTCAGCCGAGGATGTTGATTTGGCGATGCGTTATGGGGTGAATTATCCTAAAGGTTTGTTGGCTTTTGCAGAAATCATGGGGTGGCAATTTATCGACAATGCTTTGACTTATTTACAAATGTGGTTCGGCGATGACCGATACCGTGTATCACCCTACATACAAAACAAAGCGCAGCAAGAAAGAAGAGAAGTATTATGA
- the pcaF gene encoding 3-oxoadipyl-CoA thiolase — translation MREVFICDGVRTPIGRYGGSLSTIRPDDMLAHVISSLLHRNAGLQHDDIDDVIAGCANQSGEDNRNIAKMSALLAGLPTNVAGMTINRLCASGLDAVATAARTIAFGDAELIIAGGVESMSRAPFVMPKATSGFSRNAEIFDTTMGWRFINKKLQKRYGTESMPETGENVAEKFKVSREDQDLFAYRSQVKTAQAQAEGVFAEEIVPVNIPQRKKDDLVFDQDEHPRAGTQLEKLAQLPTPFRTDGTVTAGNASGINDGACALIVASKEAVEKHGLTPLAKFVGANVAGVDPDVMGIGPVPATQQLLERYKVSVDDLDVIELNEAFASQALAVTRMLGIADDDPRVNPNGGAISLGHPLGMSGARLVLTSIKQLQRQNGKMALCTMCIGVGQGMALLLERV, via the coding sequence ATGAGAGAGGTATTTATTTGTGATGGTGTGAGAACGCCGATTGGTCGATACGGTGGTTCTTTGTCAACCATCAGACCGGATGACATGTTGGCCCATGTGATCAGCAGTTTGTTACACAGAAATGCAGGACTGCAGCATGATGACATTGATGACGTGATAGCCGGATGTGCTAATCAATCAGGTGAAGACAACAGAAATATTGCCAAAATGTCTGCTTTGTTAGCAGGATTGCCGACCAATGTCGCTGGCATGACCATTAACCGCTTGTGTGCATCAGGCTTAGATGCCGTGGCAACAGCGGCACGAACGATTGCGTTCGGTGATGCTGAATTGATCATTGCTGGAGGTGTAGAGTCTATGTCTCGTGCGCCTTTTGTTATGCCTAAGGCAACGTCAGGATTTTCGCGCAATGCAGAAATTTTTGATACCACCATGGGGTGGCGATTTATTAACAAAAAGCTACAAAAACGATACGGTACAGAGTCTATGCCTGAAACGGGTGAAAATGTGGCTGAGAAATTCAAAGTATCTCGTGAAGATCAAGATTTATTTGCTTACCGTTCTCAAGTGAAAACAGCCCAGGCACAAGCCGAAGGTGTTTTTGCTGAAGAAATTGTGCCGGTTAACATCCCGCAGCGTAAAAAAGATGATCTGGTTTTTGATCAAGATGAGCATCCAAGGGCTGGGACCCAGCTAGAAAAATTAGCACAATTACCGACACCGTTCAGAACAGACGGAACAGTCACTGCAGGCAATGCCTCAGGCATCAATGACGGCGCATGTGCCTTGATTGTCGCTTCAAAAGAAGCAGTAGAAAAACACGGCTTAACACCATTGGCCAAGTTTGTCGGTGCCAATGTGGCAGGCGTTGATCCTGATGTGATGGGGATTGGTCCTGTACCCGCGACACAACAATTATTAGAACGTTACAAAGTGTCGGTTGATGATTTGGATGTGATTGAATTGAATGAAGCTTTTGCTTCACAAGCGTTGGCTGTGACTCGCATGTTAGGCATAGCTGATGATGATCCGCGGGTTAACCCAAATGGTGGTGCCATTTCGTTAGGGCATCCGCTGGGCATGTCTGGTGCACGTTTGGTTTTGACTTCTATCAAACAATTACAGCGCCAGAATGGTAAAATGGCTTTGTGCACCATGTGTATCGGCGTGGGGCAGGGCATGGCACTATTACTGGAGAGGGTATAA
- a CDS encoding enoyl-CoA hydratase-related protein, with the protein MLALKFDLGTRMKDSRMTDSWDGLETLIYTKTATTATVSFNRPDKLNAFNDQMHDELFVVLNDIVNTKDLRCVLLTGEGRGFCAGQDLGTREPGESFDLGDKLENGYNKNLRILKTIQAPIVCAVNGVAAGAGANIALNCDVVVAKQSAKFIQAFSSIGLIPDCNGTWILPKLVGLARAKAITMLGTPVKADQAEAWGMIYQSIADENFDAEVATLVATLEQRPTRALSFIKNIMDESYGNDYGVHLDRERDVQRVCGLSHDFGEGVSAFMEKRKPEFKGH; encoded by the coding sequence ATGCTTGCTTTGAAATTTGACCTCGGGACACGCATGAAAGATTCACGCATGACAGATTCATGGGATGGGTTGGAAACCCTGATTTACACAAAGACAGCCACTACTGCCACCGTGTCGTTCAATCGACCTGATAAACTCAATGCATTCAATGATCAAATGCATGATGAGTTGTTTGTGGTTTTGAATGACATTGTCAACACCAAAGATTTACGCTGTGTCTTACTGACGGGCGAGGGCAGGGGCTTTTGTGCAGGACAAGATTTAGGCACAAGAGAGCCGGGTGAATCTTTTGATTTGGGTGACAAATTAGAAAATGGTTACAATAAAAATTTGCGCATTCTGAAAACCATCCAAGCACCGATAGTTTGTGCTGTTAATGGTGTGGCCGCAGGAGCCGGTGCTAACATTGCTTTGAATTGTGATGTTGTTGTGGCGAAACAATCGGCCAAGTTTATACAAGCTTTTTCTTCCATTGGTTTGATTCCAGATTGTAACGGCACATGGATTTTGCCTAAATTGGTCGGTTTGGCACGGGCCAAAGCCATCACCATGTTGGGCACTCCTGTGAAAGCGGATCAAGCAGAAGCATGGGGGATGATTTACCAAAGTATAGCCGATGAAAACTTTGATGCCGAAGTGGCCACATTGGTCGCTACTTTAGAACAACGTCCAACACGCGCTTTGTCGTTCATAAAAAACATTATGGATGAATCATACGGTAATGATTATGGTGTGCACTTGGATAGAGAGCGCGATGTGCAACGCGTTTGTGGCTTGAGCCATGACTTTGGTGAAGGTGTATCTGCTTTTATGGAAAAGCGCAAACCTGAATTCAAAGGCCACTAA